From a region of the Cyclopterus lumpus isolate fCycLum1 chromosome 5, fCycLum1.pri, whole genome shotgun sequence genome:
- the cldn19 gene encoding claudin-19 — MANSGLQLLGYFLALGGWIGIISTTALPQWKQSSYAGDAIITAVGLYEGLWMSCASQSTGQVQCKIFDSMLSLDIHIQTCRALMVVSVLLGFISIIVSVVGMKCTKVGDNNPVTKTRIAVAGGALFLLAGLCTLVSVSWYATQVSYQFFNPNTPPNARYEFGSALFVGWAAASLTVLGGSLLCCSCSKEDIRGQQYYRQSQPSTTREPNVKSTPPEKREQYL; from the exons ATGGCTAACTCAGGTCTCCAGTTGTTGGGTTACTTCCTGGCATTGGGTGGCTGGATCGGCATCATCTCCACCACCGCATTGCCCCAGTGGAAGCAGTCGTCGTACGCTGGCGACGCCATCATCACCGCCGTGGGTCTGTACGAGGGTCTGTGGATGAGCTGCGCCTCGCAGAGCACAGGACAGGTGCAGTGCAAGATCTTTGACTCCATGCTCTCGCTGGACA TCCACATCCAGACATGTCGAGCCCTCATGGTAGTGTCCGTGCTGCTGGGCTTCATCAGCATCATCGTCAGCGTGGTGGGCATGAAGTGCACCAAGGTGGGGGACAACAACCCAGTCACCAAGACCCGAATCGCCGTGGCCGGAGGAGCTCTCTTCCTGCTTGCAG GTCTATGTACCCTGGTGTCCGTGTCCTGGTATGCCACTCAGGTGTCCTATCAGTTCTTCAACCCGAACACACCGCCCAACGCCAG GTATGAGTTTGGCTCGGCCCTGTTCGTGGGCTGGGCGGCGGCAAGTCTGACGGTCCTGGGCGGCTCCTTGCTGTGCTGCTCCTGCTCTAAAGAGGACATACGAGGGCAGCAGTATTACCGCCAATCACAGCCTTCCACAACCAGGGA